The Deltaproteobacteria bacterium genome contains a region encoding:
- the ccsA gene encoding cytochrome c biogenesis protein CcsA yields the protein MMSTGRRLADVVLAPLSGVTMLLALYMVFVYVPSDKVQGIVQRIFYFHVPLAILTFVAFGLVALASALFLWRGTRFWDRLAHSAAEVGMMFCTLMLVTGTIWARPIWGTWWTWDARLTSALILWLIYAAYLMLREFSATSDQAARYAAVLGIVGSIDIPIINRAVYWWRTIHPAVLVTREGGSGLEDPRMQATLLVSFLAFAALLGWLLWVRNESARLHDEVEVLHQQLLAEHER from the coding sequence ATGATGTCGACCGGACGCCGGCTTGCCGATGTAGTGCTCGCGCCCCTCAGCGGGGTGACGATGCTGCTCGCGCTTTATATGGTTTTTGTTTACGTGCCCAGCGACAAGGTGCAGGGGATCGTGCAACGCATCTTCTACTTCCACGTGCCGTTGGCCATCCTGACTTTTGTCGCCTTCGGTCTCGTGGCGCTGGCGAGCGCGTTGTTCTTGTGGCGAGGGACGCGCTTCTGGGATCGCTTGGCGCACTCGGCGGCGGAAGTCGGCATGATGTTTTGCACCCTAATGCTGGTGACCGGCACGATCTGGGCGCGGCCGATCTGGGGGACCTGGTGGACCTGGGATGCGCGCCTCACGTCGGCACTGATTCTGTGGCTGATTTATGCGGCGTATCTCATGCTGCGCGAATTTTCCGCGACCAGTGACCAAGCCGCGCGCTATGCCGCCGTGCTCGGCATTGTCGGCTCGATCGACATTCCGATCATCAATCGCGCCGTGTACTGGTGGCGCACCATCCATCCGGCGGTCTTGGTCACCCGCGAGGGCGGCTCCGGGCTTGAAGATCCGCGCATGCAGGCGACGTTGCTGGTCAGCTTCCTCGCGTTTGCGGCGCTGCTCGGCTGGCTGCTATGGGTGCGCAACGAAAGCGCGCGCCTGCACGACGAGGTTGAGGTGCTGCACCAGCAACTCCTCGCCGAGCACGAACGCTGA
- a CDS encoding heme exporter protein CcmB, protein MFALLWKDLQIEFRTKETLASLLMLGLLTLLILSFAFDPMSELRGEAAPAVLWVVVIFAGVLGINRSFLTERENECLHGLLLAPVDRGTIYLAKVAGNVLFMVAAQLIVGPIFVLFFNLPLTLALLRLAAVVLLGLIGFAAVGSLFAAIAVRTRAREVMLPLLLLPLAVPVLIAGVKASDRILAGKTLGDVSQWLHLLLGFDLVFLVVGWLLFEYAVEE, encoded by the coding sequence GTGTTCGCGCTGCTCTGGAAGGATCTGCAGATCGAGTTTCGCACCAAGGAAACCTTGGCGTCGCTGCTGATGCTCGGATTGCTGACGCTGTTGATCCTGAGTTTTGCCTTCGATCCTATGAGCGAGCTGCGCGGCGAGGCGGCCCCGGCGGTGTTGTGGGTGGTGGTGATCTTCGCCGGCGTGCTGGGGATCAATCGCTCGTTCCTCACCGAGCGCGAGAACGAGTGCTTACACGGTTTGCTGCTCGCGCCGGTCGATCGCGGCACGATCTATCTCGCCAAGGTCGCCGGCAATGTGCTCTTCATGGTGGCGGCACAACTGATCGTGGGACCGATCTTCGTCCTGTTTTTCAATCTGCCGCTGACTTTGGCGTTGCTCCGCTTGGCGGCGGTGGTGCTGCTCGGCCTGATCGGCTTCGCGGCGGTGGGCAGTCTGTTCGCGGCGATAGCCGTGCGCACCCGCGCGCGCGAGGTCATGCTGCCGCTGCTGCTGCTGCCGCTCGCAGTCCCCGTGTTGATCGCGGGGGTCAAAGCGAGCGACCGCATTCTGGCCGGCAAGACTCTTGGCGACGTCAGCCAGTGGCTGCATCTGCTGCTCGGCTTTGATCTGGTCTTCCTGGTTGTCGGCTGGTTGCTGTTTGAATATGCTGTCGAAGAATGA
- a CDS encoding CcmD family protein has product MTNFPFLFAAYTAIWVLLFLYIASIGRRNHSLQREIDELHKLIKRHGDSGRAQETNR; this is encoded by the coding sequence ATGACAAATTTTCCGTTCCTGTTTGCGGCATACACGGCGATCTGGGTGCTCCTGTTTCTGTACATCGCCAGCATCGGGCGCCGGAACCACTCGTTGCAGCGCGAAATTGACGAGCTGCACAAACTGATCAAGCGCCACGGTGACAGCGGGCGGGCGCAGGAGACGAATCGATGA
- a CDS encoding VWA domain-containing protein — MADDSSKRPDPVRFDPWSGKRLSGLRWFGVSAAVHVGLLIVLGTVTLTVIKKAEQVKVTVVEDVAGPDDWQGAASLQDLEGVLNVQRAVPQQARPRGPVVQNVKAPEMPRLAGLGPKLGAGPTIDTAATTLSFGSGGIGGLGGGFGDYVGGLRKTGLDIALVIDTTDSMQFVIDDVKQRLTQLVTTMQKMVPTARIGIVVYRDKGDDYVVKWSDLSFRTDKLREFLSHVTAEGGGDWEEAVKEGMDAAVKELSWRKQSKKIIVLVGGSPPHPEDVEDVRDLVRKWRKDGGYVSTVDVTRRMHEEFDHQMWRSLHGKEPFQPSPMPEFYKQVSQVFGDIAADGGGELIQLDQQKALMKEVVVLTFGSRWKVEMAKFLGELS; from the coding sequence ATGGCCGACGATTCTTCCAAACGACCGGACCCGGTGCGGTTCGATCCGTGGTCGGGCAAGCGGCTCAGTGGGCTGCGCTGGTTCGGCGTTTCCGCCGCGGTGCACGTCGGCCTGTTGATCGTTCTCGGCACGGTGACTCTCACGGTGATCAAGAAGGCCGAGCAAGTGAAGGTCACCGTGGTCGAAGACGTAGCGGGACCAGATGACTGGCAAGGCGCCGCGTCGCTGCAGGATCTGGAAGGCGTGCTCAACGTCCAGCGCGCGGTGCCGCAGCAGGCACGACCGCGCGGACCGGTGGTCCAGAACGTCAAGGCGCCCGAGATGCCGCGCCTAGCCGGCTTGGGACCCAAGCTCGGAGCCGGACCTACGATCGACACCGCGGCCACGACGCTGTCCTTCGGCTCGGGCGGAATCGGCGGCCTCGGCGGCGGCTTCGGCGACTACGTCGGCGGTCTGCGTAAGACGGGCCTCGACATCGCGCTCGTCATCGACACGACCGACAGCATGCAGTTCGTCATCGACGATGTGAAGCAAAGGCTCACGCAACTGGTCACCACGATGCAGAAGATGGTGCCCACGGCGCGCATCGGCATCGTCGTCTACCGCGACAAGGGTGACGACTACGTGGTGAAGTGGAGCGACCTCAGCTTCCGCACCGACAAGCTGCGCGAGTTCCTCTCTCACGTAACCGCCGAAGGCGGCGGCGATTGGGAAGAGGCCGTCAAAGAAGGCATGGACGCCGCCGTGAAGGAACTCAGTTGGCGCAAGCAGTCGAAGAAGATCATCGTGCTCGTCGGCGGCTCGCCGCCGCATCCGGAAGACGTCGAGGATGTCCGCGACCTGGTGCGCAAGTGGCGTAAGGACGGAGGCTATGTCAGCACCGTCGACGTCACCCGGCGGATGCACGAAGAGTTTGATCACCAGATGTGGCGCTCGCTGCACGGCAAGGAGCCGTTCCAACCGTCGCCAATGCCGGAATTCTACAAACAGGTGTCGCAAGTCTTCGGCGACATCGCGGCCGATGGTGGCGGTGAGTTGATCCAACTCGACCAGCAGAAGGCGTTGATGAAGGAAGTCGTCGTCCTCACCTTCGGCTCGCGCTGGAAGGTCGAGATGGCCAAATTCCTCGGCGAGCTGTCGTGA
- a CDS encoding ferritin-like domain-containing protein yields MTTMHHDIELPAIGPEERVATAFPSLFNWEYKTRHDELMRLYEKGKQMQWNASTDIDWSIDVDPERETVQDHDVMDAILQPPQKLDTRARRRMNHHMNAWMLSQFMHGEQGALLATAEIVNTVPWIEAKFYAANQVADEARHVEVYRRYLTEKMGLSYAVNPHLRTLLNQIIGDSRWDMIYLGMQIMVEGLALAAFGLMKFTQADEPLIQQITSAVMRDEARHVAFGVLSLQDLYTKELSSTELREREEFVIEATVLMRDRLLMEEVWDRIGLDPKVWLPWSLSTPFMIGFRQMLFSKIVPNLKRLGLLTPRVRAKYAELNILQFESMPDSTIDEEVAMPPALATFFARLVQAGVQLPGVDAN; encoded by the coding sequence GTGACCACCATGCATCATGACATCGAGCTACCCGCCATCGGCCCCGAAGAGCGCGTCGCGACGGCATTCCCGTCGCTGTTCAATTGGGAATACAAAACGCGTCACGATGAGCTGATGCGCCTGTACGAGAAGGGCAAGCAGATGCAGTGGAACGCGTCGACCGATATCGACTGGTCCATCGACGTCGATCCCGAGCGCGAGACCGTCCAGGACCACGACGTCATGGACGCGATCCTGCAACCGCCACAGAAGCTCGACACGCGCGCGCGGCGGCGGATGAATCATCACATGAACGCGTGGATGTTGTCGCAGTTCATGCACGGCGAACAAGGCGCGCTGCTGGCCACCGCCGAGATCGTCAACACGGTTCCGTGGATCGAGGCGAAGTTTTACGCCGCCAATCAAGTGGCCGACGAAGCCCGCCACGTCGAGGTGTATCGCCGCTACCTGACCGAAAAGATGGGGCTCAGCTACGCCGTCAATCCGCACTTGCGCACGTTGCTGAATCAGATCATCGGCGATTCGCGCTGGGACATGATCTATCTCGGCATGCAGATCATGGTCGAGGGCCTCGCCTTGGCGGCATTTGGCCTGATGAAGTTCACCCAAGCGGACGAGCCGCTGATCCAGCAGATCACGTCCGCAGTGATGCGCGATGAGGCGCGTCATGTCGCCTTCGGTGTGCTGTCGCTGCAAGACCTCTACACGAAGGAGCTGTCGTCGACCGAACTGCGCGAGCGCGAGGAGTTCGTCATCGAGGCGACCGTGCTGATGCGCGATCGGCTGCTGATGGAAGAGGTGTGGGACCGCATCGGGCTCGATCCCAAGGTGTGGCTACCTTGGTCGCTGTCGACCCCGTTCATGATCGGCTTCCGCCAGATGCTGTTCTCGAAGATCGTTCCGAACCTCAAACGGCTCGGACTGCTGACCCCACGGGTCCGGGCCAAGTACGCCGAGCTGAATATCCTACAGTTTGAATCGATGCCTGATTCCACGATCGACGAGGAAGTCGCGATGCCTCCCGCGTTGGCCACCTTCTTCGCGCGGTTGGTGCAGGCGGGCGTTCAACTGCCAGGTGTGGACGCCAACTGA
- a CDS encoding alpha/beta hydrolase encodes MSEARFPRQVPGIPRASEHHELREDVVYDEVAGVPLRYDFYRPLRVDAPTPAVVVVHGGGWANGDPSQAAGYGLHFARRGIATISISYRLAPLHPFPAALDDVRRGLRFVRAEAAQFNVDPSRLVLLGMSAGAHLVMLAHVARGLPQLAPDLPVALRAVSEDVRGVIAHYGPFDLRRRLVTDGPDAIAGFLGPRHAEPEWAALASPVLHATHATAPTLLIHGTGDQVVSHRESQRMAEALRAAGREVELLVLDGAPHAFQIDWRGDYNRHSNAAIDSFLGQRFDLHRHAQAAAS; translated from the coding sequence ATGAGCGAGGCGCGCTTTCCGCGGCAAGTGCCGGGCATTCCGCGAGCGTCGGAGCATCATGAGCTCCGTGAAGACGTCGTGTACGACGAAGTAGCCGGCGTGCCGCTGCGCTACGATTTCTATCGCCCGCTGCGCGTTGATGCACCGACGCCGGCCGTTGTCGTCGTCCACGGCGGTGGTTGGGCGAACGGCGACCCGAGCCAGGCGGCCGGCTACGGCCTCCATTTTGCGCGTCGCGGCATCGCCACGATCTCGATTTCGTATCGCTTGGCACCGCTGCACCCGTTTCCCGCAGCACTCGATGATGTGCGTCGGGGTCTACGCTTTGTGCGGGCCGAAGCGGCGCAGTTCAACGTCGACCCAAGCCGTCTCGTGCTGCTCGGCATGTCGGCAGGCGCCCATCTGGTCATGCTCGCTCACGTCGCGCGCGGGTTGCCGCAGCTTGCACCGGATCTCCCGGTTGCGTTGCGCGCGGTGTCGGAGGACGTGCGCGGCGTCATCGCGCACTACGGGCCATTCGATCTGCGTCGTCGGCTGGTAACGGACGGACCCGACGCTATCGCCGGGTTTCTCGGCCCGCGGCATGCCGAGCCCGAGTGGGCAGCCCTGGCCTCACCGGTGTTGCATGCCACGCATGCGACCGCGCCGACCTTGCTCATTCATGGGACCGGGGACCAAGTTGTCTCGCATCGCGAATCGCAACGAATGGCCGAGGCATTGCGCGCCGCCGGTCGGGAAGTCGAGCTGCTGGTCCTCGACGGTGCCCCGCACGCATTCCAGATTGATTGGCGCGGGGACTACAATCGCCACTCCAATGCGGCCATCGATTCATTCTTGGGGCAGCGCTTCGATCTGCATCGACACGCCCAGGCTGCTGCAAGCTAG
- a CDS encoding tetratricopeptide repeat protein — MNRLRNGVARATVAFLLFAAVGRAATQSTPADLRARAKQIASDISAQQAANRFDARAQQAAIQQLGQLGLGFIDLSDKAVRAGAEAREKETLLGVYEAVSAPLDRIYDSNSGKLERLAKNIMDQDGDLDALYESTEWKESQAVAAQALYFLNWLHYYGARLYTGEPRKELLEKAERGFSEFAVGDRRSELITESLLGRGLCHLELGNYDWAIRDFQIVVDDKDASAERRGKARLGMLDASFRSGKFPETIRLADTLLAADSADASLIRYYRVRALLGAAKTGGSQAGHYRQEALAAMDQLRRAGPGWQEKVDGLMQAEEKPEDFSANANSPAAKWSVARLLMQKNDYKAARPLLEAIVASSDADSKRVEQEAHYLLGLCVFQAGDYQAAATQFAAALAKGDPAYGADAAYLRFKALEALAAKSPEADTQSYEDAMRTYLSRYGDHHNAYEARYRLGEWLQAHKQFGVALDAYQRVSGDPGFELRARFGSLQCRFEILQGGDEKKPTGAERDAVIAAIGQDLAQFTQASTAYERSGDKSVPLPELRAKAAVMNAVYASLAAEPRDDQALAGLADFEKKYPDESDLFPQVVRLRLGAMQRLGRFTDAEAEIRQHGTVLRADGKNEAIEALATAFIKEGTRRKAKGDAQAWPAAQQVALRLYELLPTESEGGNKTKLTLARLYEGADELEKANALYQEVLSADPNSLAALRGLSHIAEGQKNLNAALGYWQRFLKVARAGDVPWYEASYETARLTLATGKKDKSCEQLTALKPAMPGLSDAELRNKLSDLYKKACN; from the coding sequence GTGAACCGGTTACGTAACGGAGTGGCGCGCGCGACAGTCGCGTTTCTCCTCTTCGCCGCCGTCGGCCGAGCAGCAACTCAATCAACGCCGGCCGACTTGCGGGCGCGCGCCAAGCAGATCGCGAGCGACATCAGCGCGCAACAGGCCGCCAACCGGTTCGACGCGCGCGCCCAGCAAGCCGCCATTCAGCAACTCGGCCAGCTCGGTTTAGGCTTCATCGATCTCAGCGACAAAGCCGTGCGCGCCGGCGCCGAAGCGCGCGAGAAGGAGACGCTCCTCGGGGTCTACGAGGCGGTGAGCGCCCCCCTCGATCGCATCTACGACAGCAACAGCGGCAAGCTGGAACGACTGGCCAAGAACATCATGGACCAGGACGGCGATCTCGATGCCCTGTACGAGTCGACCGAGTGGAAGGAGTCGCAAGCGGTCGCCGCGCAAGCGCTCTACTTCCTCAACTGGCTGCACTACTACGGCGCGCGGCTCTACACCGGTGAGCCGCGCAAAGAGCTGCTGGAGAAGGCCGAGCGCGGGTTCTCGGAATTTGCGGTCGGCGATCGCCGCAGCGAACTCATCACCGAGAGTTTGCTCGGCCGCGGGCTGTGCCACTTGGAACTCGGTAACTATGATTGGGCTATCCGCGATTTTCAGATCGTCGTCGACGACAAGGATGCCTCCGCCGAACGCCGCGGTAAGGCGCGCCTCGGCATGCTCGACGCCTCGTTTCGCAGCGGCAAGTTTCCGGAGACGATCCGGCTCGCGGACACTTTGCTCGCGGCCGACTCGGCCGATGCGTCGCTGATCCGTTACTACCGCGTGCGGGCGCTGCTGGGCGCCGCCAAGACGGGCGGATCGCAAGCCGGACACTATCGGCAAGAGGCGCTGGCGGCGATGGATCAACTGCGCCGCGCCGGCCCGGGATGGCAAGAGAAGGTCGACGGCTTGATGCAGGCAGAGGAGAAGCCGGAAGACTTCAGCGCCAACGCCAACAGCCCAGCCGCCAAATGGAGCGTCGCTCGCCTCCTCATGCAGAAGAACGACTACAAAGCGGCGCGACCGCTGCTCGAAGCAATCGTCGCCAGCAGCGATGCCGACTCGAAACGCGTCGAACAGGAAGCGCACTACCTGCTGGGACTCTGTGTCTTTCAAGCCGGCGACTATCAAGCGGCGGCGACGCAGTTCGCGGCGGCGCTGGCAAAAGGCGACCCAGCCTACGGCGCCGACGCCGCCTATCTGCGCTTCAAGGCGCTCGAAGCGCTCGCCGCCAAGAGCCCGGAGGCCGACACCCAAAGCTACGAAGACGCGATGCGGACGTACTTGTCGCGTTACGGCGATCATCACAATGCCTACGAGGCACGCTATCGACTCGGCGAATGGCTGCAGGCGCACAAACAATTCGGCGTCGCGCTCGATGCCTACCAGCGCGTCAGTGGCGATCCGGGCTTCGAATTGCGGGCGCGCTTCGGCTCGCTGCAGTGCCGCTTCGAGATCTTGCAGGGCGGCGACGAGAAGAAACCGACCGGGGCTGAGCGCGACGCGGTCATCGCCGCCATCGGCCAAGACCTTGCCCAGTTCACCCAGGCCTCGACCGCGTACGAGCGCAGCGGCGACAAGAGCGTCCCACTGCCGGAGCTGCGCGCGAAGGCGGCGGTGATGAACGCCGTCTACGCGAGTCTGGCCGCTGAGCCGCGCGACGATCAGGCGCTCGCCGGCTTGGCCGACTTCGAGAAGAAGTATCCCGATGAGTCGGATCTGTTCCCGCAGGTGGTGCGCCTGCGCTTGGGCGCGATGCAACGGCTCGGCCGCTTTACCGACGCGGAAGCCGAGATCCGCCAGCACGGCACGGTCCTGCGGGCCGACGGCAAGAATGAGGCGATCGAGGCGTTGGCCACCGCCTTCATCAAGGAAGGGACACGACGCAAGGCGAAGGGCGATGCGCAGGCGTGGCCCGCGGCACAACAGGTCGCGCTGCGGCTCTACGAGCTGCTGCCGACCGAGTCCGAGGGCGGCAACAAGACCAAGCTCACACTCGCGCGCCTCTACGAAGGTGCCGACGAGCTGGAGAAGGCCAACGCGTTGTATCAAGAGGTACTGAGCGCAGACCCGAACTCGCTGGCCGCGTTACGCGGGCTCTCTCACATTGCCGAGGGGCAGAAGAACCTCAACGCCGCACTCGGCTACTGGCAACGGTTTCTCAAGGTCGCGCGAGCGGGCGACGTGCCGTGGTACGAAGCATCGTACGAAACCGCGCGCCTGACACTGGCGACCGGGAAGAAGGACAAATCGTGCGAGCAGCTCACCGCGCTGAAGCCCGCAATGCCGGGTCTGAGCGACGCGGAGCTGAGAAACAAACTCAGTGATCTGTACAAGAAGGCGTGTAACTAG